A portion of the Methanobacterium aggregans genome contains these proteins:
- a CDS encoding AAA family ATPase, protein MDITELNSKAENFKKEFEEDFKDSRGYYEEFLSLYPYKEHPETIDSITPEIIYNPGKKPYFLYFIEFGLKDFGLLRCGSARYAENARNDLNSFKKLLKIVVDDSFSIAEKVDAPWEDIKFFGEDKNIAKKIIFCYNPTKILPIYKTKHLEYFASLINEDFNSNKFNKSYENLSLGQKFEYLNDIILKFKEEHIKVEMDTVCFMHFLYKFLPPLEYSDSEIFKDELENKIQMNQRIWKITPGNYEKRNQIWGTLKERGYIGVGWFGCPEFVKMDYSKFESLQEVKDKFAEWYPEGAGINGFMIWNFGKVISKGDIVVANAGYKGILSIGIIESDYISPEEAEKLKIDPDEEYFHFRKVNWLITDELDVDEENFFDRKTVTELKEIKWNKIKEAYIKKSDYYKDIFDFMENNKNSKDTGIKSIEIIKTLFNEFQDTYLVTEEGQEHTEKYRLERAKVKKCFETLKKDKNTAYNLNDPLINYLLPIKEPSIAPAAVSDIRAFGYKKEDLPELTLAIYELISNLLETDDKEVKKQLIQKFKNGPYKKGFQSAMLTPVLYYLDPEYWFINRKTVTTFNFLMKILGTDDKITGELTDYINNNDKLKGLVERLSDEIPELTFELFDAFSHWMCSAKLGNYALDQEKFDKWLKIGCHHEPENKFLKFLETNYNQEMQIALGELKRGRNVIFYGPPGSGKTVLSKILSEKYLEKNAYSLYTVHSGTDYYDLVCRIVPQVTDEGNLIYSKERRFLLDALLSGKVLILDEINRTQIDTALGIFFTYLEKEHRVDDVKQIREILKREIDEEFDLEELKKRLTDFRVVGTLNVYDKTFLFKLGDALKRRFTFVEITTNHQLLNDLDISPEFRREFMDICKYEGDSEAANKIINVFIDLNQIKPLGIGILKETLLFSSYFEEEAADLSISSIMVPFFENDLNFSTIRGILENYGMEHSMRKLESLNFGTSDINGI, encoded by the coding sequence ATGGATATAACAGAACTCAATTCAAAAGCTGAAAATTTTAAAAAAGAATTTGAAGAAGATTTTAAAGATTCAAGAGGATACTACGAAGAATTTCTCAGTTTATATCCATATAAAGAACACCCCGAGACGATCGATTCCATTACTCCTGAAATTATTTACAATCCTGGTAAAAAGCCTTATTTTTTGTATTTCATAGAGTTTGGATTGAAAGATTTTGGTCTTTTAAGATGTGGGAGTGCTAGATATGCTGAAAATGCCCGGAATGATTTAAATTCCTTCAAAAAACTCCTCAAAATTGTGGTTGATGATTCTTTTTCCATAGCAGAAAAGGTTGATGCACCTTGGGAGGATATAAAATTTTTTGGTGAAGATAAAAATATAGCAAAGAAAATAATATTCTGTTACAATCCCACTAAAATTTTACCAATATATAAAACCAAACATCTGGAGTACTTTGCAAGTTTAATAAATGAAGATTTCAATTCAAATAAGTTTAACAAGTCTTATGAGAACCTTTCACTTGGACAGAAATTCGAGTATTTGAATGATATTATCCTAAAATTCAAGGAAGAACATATAAAAGTTGAAATGGATACTGTCTGCTTTATGCATTTCTTGTACAAATTTTTACCTCCGTTAGAATATTCAGATTCTGAAATTTTTAAGGATGAACTTGAAAATAAAATCCAAATGAACCAAAGAATCTGGAAAATAACTCCGGGAAACTATGAAAAAAGGAACCAAATATGGGGAACTCTTAAAGAAAGGGGTTATATTGGAGTGGGATGGTTTGGATGTCCTGAATTTGTAAAAATGGATTATTCAAAGTTTGAATCATTACAAGAGGTTAAGGACAAATTTGCAGAGTGGTATCCCGAGGGAGCTGGAATTAACGGTTTTATGATATGGAATTTTGGAAAAGTGATAAGTAAAGGGGATATAGTTGTTGCAAATGCTGGTTATAAAGGAATTTTGAGCATAGGCATAATTGAAAGTGATTATATAAGTCCAGAAGAAGCAGAAAAACTTAAAATCGATCCAGATGAGGAATATTTCCATTTTAGAAAAGTTAACTGGTTAATAACTGATGAATTGGATGTAGATGAAGAAAACTTCTTTGATAGAAAAACTGTAACAGAACTTAAGGAAATAAAGTGGAATAAAATCAAAGAAGCCTACATTAAAAAATCGGATTATTATAAAGATATATTTGACTTTATGGAGAATAATAAAAATTCAAAGGATACTGGAATTAAATCCATTGAAATAATAAAAACATTGTTCAATGAATTCCAAGACACCTATTTAGTTACTGAAGAAGGACAAGAACATACAGAAAAATATAGGCTTGAACGTGCCAAAGTTAAAAAGTGCTTTGAAACATTAAAGAAGGATAAAAACACAGCATACAATTTAAATGATCCTCTGATCAATTATTTATTGCCCATTAAAGAACCATCTATCGCTCCTGCAGCAGTAAGTGATATTAGGGCCTTTGGTTATAAAAAAGAAGATTTGCCCGAATTAACACTGGCAATCTATGAATTAATAAGTAATTTGCTTGAGACAGATGATAAAGAAGTAAAAAAACAGCTGATCCAAAAATTCAAAAATGGCCCATACAAAAAAGGTTTCCAGTCCGCAATGTTGACCCCTGTTTTGTATTACCTGGATCCAGAGTATTGGTTCATAAATAGAAAGACAGTTACAACATTCAACTTCCTAATGAAGATCCTAGGTACTGATGATAAGATAACTGGTGAACTAACAGATTATATTAATAACAATGATAAACTGAAAGGATTGGTTGAACGTTTATCAGATGAAATCCCAGAATTAACTTTTGAGTTATTTGACGCTTTCTCCCATTGGATGTGCAGTGCTAAACTAGGTAACTATGCCCTTGATCAAGAAAAATTTGATAAATGGTTGAAAATCGGTTGTCATCATGAACCAGAAAACAAGTTTTTAAAATTTTTAGAAACTAATTACAATCAAGAAATGCAGATCGCCCTGGGAGAACTTAAAAGGGGTAGAAATGTAATATTTTATGGCCCTCCAGGCTCTGGAAAAACAGTTTTATCTAAGATCTTAAGTGAAAAATATCTTGAGAAGAATGCTTATTCATTGTACACTGTTCATTCTGGTACTGATTATTACGATTTAGTTTGCAGAATTGTTCCTCAAGTCACAGATGAAGGTAATTTAATTTATTCCAAGGAGAGAAGGTTCCTTTTAGATGCACTGTTGTCTGGAAAAGTGTTGATCTTAGATGAGATAAACAGAACTCAAATTGACACTGCTTTAGGTATATTTTTCACTTATTTAGAAAAGGAACATCGTGTTGATGATGTCAAACAGATAAGAGAAATTCTAAAAAGGGAAATAGATGAAGAATTTGATTTAGAGGAATTAAAAAAGAGATTAACAGATTTCCGAGTAGTGGGAACACTTAATGTCTACGATAAAACGTTTCTATTTAAGTTGGGAGATGCCCTTAAAAGAAGGTTCACCTTCGTTGAGATAACAACAAACCACCAGCTTCTAAATGATTTGGATATCTCACCAGAATTTAGAAGGGAATTTATGGATATCTGCAAGTATGAAGGAGACTCAGAAGCTGCAAATAAAATAATAAACGTTTTTATAGATCTAAACCAAATAAAACCTTTAGGAATTGGTATTCTTAAAGAAACTTTGTTATTTTCATCGTACTTTGAAGAAGAAGCTGCAGATTTATCTATTTCATCCATCATGGTTCCATTCTTTGAGAACGATCTTAACTTCTCAACCATCAGAGGAATTTTAGAGAACTA
- a CDS encoding DUF1802 family protein, producing the protein MNITKCLNEWNATVEALGQGKQTILIRNYGTNVPEFLLYPTVSYANKDNFLDSFKKDFKGFAKENSLPKTDGKNKEVKYFAKVEEIIEKSSQRIGTLKPYHIWTNEHVKSYLKKNKAYIWILRVYELENPVMSQTNGGIKYANLKEEVPLDGIKPVINDKDFNKLLKDIKSKI; encoded by the coding sequence ATGAACATCACTAAATGTCTCAATGAATGGAATGCAACAGTTGAAGCTCTGGGACAGGGAAAACAAACTATTTTAATACGTAACTATGGAACAAACGTTCCAGAATTTCTTTTATACCCAACTGTAAGTTACGCCAACAAGGACAACTTCCTTGACAGCTTCAAAAAGGATTTTAAAGGGTTTGCAAAGGAGAATAGCCTCCCAAAAACTGATGGTAAAAACAAGGAGGTTAAGTACTTTGCAAAGGTTGAGGAAATAATCGAAAAATCCTCCCAGAGAATAGGAACCCTGAAACCCTACCATATCTGGACCAATGAACATGTTAAATCCTACTTAAAAAAGAACAAAGCTTATATCTGGATTTTAAGGGTTTATGAACTTGAAAACCCAGTGATGTCCCAAACCAACGGTGGAATCAAGTATGCCAACCTTAAAGAGGAGGTCCCTCTTGATGGAATAAAACCTGTTATCAATGATAAAGACTTCAATAAATTACTAAAAGACATTAAAAGTAAAATATAA
- a CDS encoding DUF365 domain-containing protein, translated as MEIKGVSHPIPTEYAERIYNNGKTVFVSKSHLGKVEKGDKFIIYESHGAKAYTGWADIISIQKMKTAAITRKYKNQLMITAEELKKYAKNRTEMNVIEFENFQKFKKPVTPKRFVAVSGKYLYEDEFKMIEKNKG; from the coding sequence ATGGAAATAAAAGGCGTTTCGCATCCAATACCAACAGAATATGCAGAAAGAATCTATAACAATGGAAAAACTGTATTTGTGAGTAAATCCCATCTTGGAAAGGTTGAAAAGGGAGATAAATTCATAATCTATGAATCCCACGGAGCAAAAGCATACACTGGCTGGGCAGATATCATATCCATTCAGAAGATGAAAACTGCAGCCATCACACGGAAGTACAAAAATCAGCTCATGATAACAGCTGAAGAACTCAAAAAATACGCTAAAAATCGAACTGAAATGAATGTTATTGAGTTTGAAAACTTCCAGAAATTCAAAAAACCAGTGACACCTAAACGCTTCGTTGCTGTTTCAGGTAAGTACCTCTACGAAGACGAGTTCAAGATGATTGAGAAGAATAAAGGATGA
- a CDS encoding helicase-related protein yields the protein MRPPKMIDNKKNGTVYEELQENLKKGSKLSVISAYFTMYAYYELRNELDKIEDMRFIFTKPTFVERDNEQYREYYIDKNNEKDILGNEFELKLRNELKQGHIAKGCAEWLKKKAEIKSFKKSNIAQPRMIYMENPDENVFIHGSVDFTTDGLGITPSNRPDLNTCMYGNEETFQYLQNFNDLWEDETLLMDVKEKVLEQMQVMYKENPGEFIYFVTIYNIFHDYLDELSEENIVKTRTGFKETQIWNKLYRFQKDATIGVIDKMEKHNGCILADSVGLGKTFTALAVIKYYELRNDRVLVLVPKKLRENWTIYTQNDKRNLFINDRFNYDVLNHTDLSRTGGNSGEINLKTINWSNYDLIVIDESHNFRNNPAVKDRTTRYERLLNEVIKAGVKTKVLMLSATPVNNRMNDIKNQIAFITEDNDNAFSGVGLNSVDQILRKAQMVFNEWSKLLDEDRTGEKFVDMMDLDYFKLLDTLTIARSRKHIEKYYDLDEIGTFPTRKTPINQYSDIDALNEFPPIKEVNNSIKRLNLGIYSPMLYLLPDKREAYSEKYDEAVGEGFSIFKQSDRERQIVVLMRINMLKRLESSIHSFKLTISTLLEKINALIWKIENDDINYDPNIDISLIDPDGDEYDDMMFGRTKRVLFKDMDLIKWKQDLKADKDKLSSLLEEAEEITPERDSKLQDLKKIIERKINNPINDNNKKIVIFTAFADTANYLYENLSGWAMQKHHLHSALVTGSDTNKTTMDGVGATDLNNILTNFSPISKERAKINSNVTEEIDILIGTDCISEGQNLQDCDYLINYDIHWNPVRIIQRFGRIDRIGSKNNEIQLLNFWPNMELDEYINLKERVENRMVMVDVSATGEENIIEENETKKMNDLKYRKKQLMRLKDEVIDLEEISGGISITDLTFNDFKIDLMEYMKHHRKELDEAPNGIYAIVEIPNELRDTVKPGVIFTLKQVKGFEQTKDQNPLFPHYMVYVSDDGTVQLSYLHVKKILDYYKKLCLGERDVLVELVQEFNEETYDGRDMSKYSDLLESSIENILGKKEEARVASLFNKGGTAMVKNNFSGLEEFELVTFLIMR from the coding sequence TTGAGACCGCCAAAAATGATTGACAACAAGAAAAATGGAACTGTGTATGAGGAATTACAGGAAAATCTTAAAAAGGGGTCTAAACTTTCTGTAATCTCTGCTTACTTCACCATGTACGCATACTACGAGTTACGCAATGAACTCGATAAAATTGAGGATATGCGCTTTATTTTCACAAAGCCCACATTTGTAGAAAGGGACAATGAGCAATACAGAGAGTACTACATTGATAAAAACAATGAGAAGGACATCTTAGGGAATGAGTTTGAATTAAAACTTCGTAACGAACTGAAACAGGGTCATATAGCTAAAGGATGTGCGGAGTGGCTTAAAAAAAAGGCAGAAATTAAATCATTCAAAAAATCCAATATTGCACAGCCCCGTATGATCTACATGGAAAATCCTGATGAAAATGTTTTTATCCATGGAAGTGTTGATTTCACAACGGATGGGCTTGGAATAACTCCATCTAACCGTCCTGATCTGAATACATGTATGTACGGAAATGAAGAAACCTTCCAATACCTTCAGAACTTCAACGATCTGTGGGAAGATGAAACACTCCTCATGGATGTTAAGGAAAAAGTTCTAGAACAAATGCAGGTGATGTACAAGGAAAACCCTGGAGAATTCATCTATTTTGTCACAATATACAACATATTCCATGATTACCTTGATGAATTAAGTGAAGAGAACATTGTAAAGACGCGTACAGGTTTTAAGGAAACTCAAATATGGAATAAGCTCTACAGATTCCAGAAGGATGCTACTATTGGTGTAATAGATAAAATGGAAAAGCACAATGGTTGTATTCTTGCAGATAGTGTTGGTCTGGGTAAAACATTCACAGCACTAGCTGTTATTAAGTACTATGAGCTTAGAAACGACAGGGTGCTTGTTTTAGTTCCAAAGAAACTAAGGGAAAATTGGACAATATATACGCAAAACGATAAGAGAAATCTCTTCATAAACGACAGATTCAACTATGATGTTTTGAATCATACAGATCTAAGTAGAACAGGTGGAAACTCTGGAGAAATCAACCTGAAAACTATCAACTGGTCCAACTACGATTTAATCGTTATAGATGAATCCCATAACTTCAGAAACAACCCTGCTGTTAAGGATAGAACCACCAGATACGAAAGGTTGTTGAATGAAGTTATTAAGGCTGGAGTTAAAACAAAGGTCTTAATGTTATCAGCAACACCTGTAAACAACCGTATGAATGATATAAAGAATCAAATAGCTTTTATAACTGAAGATAATGATAATGCATTTTCTGGTGTTGGATTGAACAGTGTCGATCAGATTTTAAGAAAAGCACAGATGGTGTTCAATGAATGGTCAAAACTTCTAGATGAGGATAGAACAGGTGAAAAATTCGTTGACATGATGGATCTTGACTATTTCAAACTGCTGGATACCCTAACGATTGCCCGTTCAAGGAAACACATCGAGAAGTACTACGACCTTGATGAGATAGGAACCTTCCCAACTCGCAAAACACCAATCAACCAATACTCAGATATTGATGCTTTGAATGAGTTCCCACCAATTAAAGAGGTTAATAACTCCATTAAAAGGCTTAATCTTGGGATTTATTCTCCAATGCTTTACCTTTTACCAGATAAAAGGGAAGCCTACAGTGAAAAATACGATGAAGCAGTGGGTGAAGGATTCTCAATATTTAAACAGAGTGACCGTGAAAGACAGATCGTAGTTTTAATGCGTATCAACATGTTAAAACGTTTAGAAAGCTCAATTCATTCCTTTAAACTCACCATAAGCACCTTACTTGAGAAGATCAATGCTCTAATCTGGAAGATAGAAAACGACGATATAAACTACGATCCAAACATCGATATTTCCCTCATTGATCCAGATGGGGATGAGTACGATGACATGATGTTTGGTAGAACTAAGAGGGTTCTCTTTAAGGATATGGATCTTATCAAATGGAAACAGGACTTAAAAGCAGATAAAGATAAACTCTCATCCCTTCTTGAAGAAGCAGAAGAGATAACACCAGAAAGAGACTCCAAACTTCAAGATCTGAAGAAAATCATTGAACGTAAGATCAACAATCCAATAAATGATAATAATAAGAAAATTGTGATATTTACAGCCTTTGCAGACACCGCTAATTACCTCTATGAGAACCTATCTGGATGGGCAATGCAGAAACATCATTTACACTCTGCACTTGTTACAGGCTCTGATACCAACAAAACCACTATGGATGGTGTAGGAGCAACAGATCTAAACAACATTCTCACGAACTTCTCACCAATCTCAAAGGAACGAGCTAAAATAAACAGTAACGTCACAGAGGAAATTGACATACTCATTGGAACTGACTGTATCTCTGAGGGTCAAAACCTCCAGGATTGTGACTATCTTATCAACTACGACATCCACTGGAATCCAGTGCGTATAATTCAACGTTTTGGAAGAATAGACAGAATCGGATCCAAAAACAATGAAATACAGCTTTTAAACTTCTGGCCAAACATGGAACTGGATGAGTACATAAATCTCAAAGAGAGAGTTGAAAACCGTATGGTCATGGTGGATGTATCAGCCACTGGTGAAGAGAACATCATTGAAGAAAATGAAACCAAAAAAATGAACGACCTGAAGTATCGTAAAAAACAGCTGATGCGACTCAAAGATGAGGTCATTGACTTAGAAGAGATTTCAGGTGGAATATCCATAACAGACCTTACATTCAACGACTTCAAGATAGATCTCATGGAGTACATGAAACACCATCGTAAGGAACTGGACGAAGCACCCAACGGTATATATGCAATTGTCGAGATACCTAATGAACTTAGAGATACAGTAAAACCAGGTGTTATATTTACCTTAAAACAGGTGAAGGGCTTTGAACAAACCAAGGATCAGAACCCACTATTCCCACATTACATGGTTTACGTTTCAGATGATGGAACAGTACAACTAAGTTACTTACACGTTAAAAAGATATTAGATTACTACAAAAAGCTCTGCCTGGGAGAAAGGGATGTTTTAGTGGAACTTGTCCAGGAATTCAACGAGGAAACCTATGATGGACGTGATATGAGCAAATACTCAGATCTACTCGAATCATCCATAGAAAACATTTTAGGTAAAAAAGAAGAAGCAAGAGTTGCAAGCCTCTTCAACAAGGGAGGTACTGCCATGGTGAAGAATAACTTCTCAGGACTTGAAGAATTTGAGCTTGTGACCTTTTTGATAATGAGATGA
- a CDS encoding DUF4391 domain-containing protein encodes MSKLSEITDIPVKCELGNTVFKKFFYENAKLNRSDRDLFIQSIDKIKWEYCLKNETINIKPFKDDIREYSEVEILKIGLKIPNKTKRIAEIVMRAIPYPMVIIFQYGNQIQLFTAHQRLNLSNNNKNALEELIFTDWINLDDPDEADEKLFENLNIKNLSFTNFYTFYKDIVDALIKYNVSKLIGEPVADDADEVKSLYDDLTSLDTEIEAIKSRMGKETQFNRRLEMNIKVKELEDQKKELTDKLN; translated from the coding sequence ATGTCAAAGCTATCTGAAATTACGGATATTCCAGTCAAATGTGAACTTGGAAACACTGTATTCAAAAAATTCTTCTATGAAAACGCCAAACTGAACAGATCCGACAGGGACCTTTTCATCCAATCCATTGATAAAATAAAATGGGAATACTGCTTAAAAAATGAAACCATCAACATAAAACCATTTAAAGATGATATTCGAGAGTACAGTGAAGTGGAAATTTTAAAGATAGGACTTAAAATTCCCAATAAAACCAAACGCATAGCTGAAATAGTGATGCGAGCCATACCATATCCAATGGTTATTATTTTTCAATATGGAAATCAAATACAACTTTTCACGGCTCATCAGAGGCTGAACCTTTCAAATAACAACAAAAACGCCCTTGAAGAGTTGATATTCACAGACTGGATAAATCTGGATGATCCAGATGAAGCTGATGAAAAACTGTTTGAAAATTTAAATATCAAAAATTTGAGCTTCACCAACTTTTACACCTTTTACAAGGATATTGTAGATGCATTGATCAAATACAATGTTTCAAAACTCATTGGAGAACCTGTAGCTGATGATGCAGATGAAGTAAAATCACTTTATGATGATTTAACATCATTGGATACTGAAATTGAAGCTATAAAAAGTCGAATGGGGAAGGAAACACAATTTAACCGAAGACTTGAAATGAATATAAAAGTTAAAGAATTGGAAGATCAGAAAAAAGAATTAACTGATAAATTGAATTAG
- a CDS encoding site-specific DNA-methyltransferase — translation MQETKLNGESLDILSGNVSKLKELFPEIVTEDKIDFEKLKEVLGEYPEEDKERYNFTWKGKSASLRLAQTPSTGTLRPCKEESKNWNNTENLYIEGDNLEVLKLLQKSYYGKIKMIYIDPPYNTGKDFVYKDNYNDNLQNYLELTKQVDSEGNKTSTNSDTHGRYHTNWLNMMYPRLRLARNLLTNDGVMFVSIDDNEEDNLKKLCNEIFGEENFVSTIIWEKNFAPKNDNKYISTSHEYALCYAKNKNKFSRNLLPRSEEHNKGYKNPDNDERGIWSSGTMLATTFSSKYVFGIKKPNNELAYPPEGRCWRYSEKKVQELIDDNRIWFGKDGGNVPRIKRFLSEVPDGIVPQSLWKHTDVGNNQNATNLVKSIFDGKHIFTFPKPLEYLKKMLVIGTNSNDIILDFFSGSATTAHSVMDLNAEDNGNRKFIMVQLPEPTSEKDEAYKAGYKNICEIGKERIRRAGDKIVFELKKDTQTSFDGKKASNLDIGFKVFKLDSSNLQKWDPDYENLEQTLLDSVENLVPGRSELDLVYEIMLKYGIDLTLPIEEFTVQDKKVYSIGLGALLICLEDKITSDMVNEIIKLKEDLSPEIMRVVFKDNGFLSDSDKTNFKETLKTNGIEEFVTI, via the coding sequence ATGCAAGAAACTAAATTAAACGGCGAAAGTCTGGACATATTATCTGGAAACGTGTCCAAACTCAAGGAACTATTCCCAGAGATCGTGACAGAAGACAAAATTGACTTTGAGAAGCTGAAGGAAGTTTTAGGAGAATACCCTGAGGAAGATAAAGAGCGTTACAACTTTACTTGGAAGGGTAAATCTGCATCTCTTCGCTTGGCTCAGACCCCTTCAACAGGCACACTCCGCCCATGTAAAGAGGAAAGTAAGAATTGGAATAATACTGAAAATCTTTATATTGAGGGGGACAACTTGGAAGTTCTAAAACTTCTTCAGAAGAGTTATTATGGTAAAATAAAGATGATTTATATAGATCCACCTTACAATACAGGTAAAGATTTTGTTTATAAAGATAATTACAATGACAACTTGCAGAATTATTTAGAATTAACAAAACAGGTTGACAGTGAAGGAAACAAGACTAGTACAAATAGTGATACTCATGGGAGGTACCATACTAATTGGCTTAATATGATGTATCCTCGTTTAAGACTTGCTAGAAATTTACTGACAAATGATGGGGTTATGTTTGTTAGCATAGACGATAATGAAGAGGATAATCTTAAGAAATTATGCAATGAAATTTTCGGCGAAGAGAATTTTGTATCTACTATAATATGGGAGAAAAATTTTGCTCCAAAAAATGATAATAAATACATTTCTACAAGTCATGAATATGCATTATGTTACGCGAAAAATAAAAATAAGTTTTCAAGAAATTTATTGCCTCGCTCTGAGGAACATAATAAAGGATATAAAAATCCTGATAATGATGAAAGAGGTATTTGGTCATCGGGTACAATGTTAGCAACTACATTTAGTTCTAAATATGTATTTGGAATTAAGAAACCAAACAATGAACTTGCTTATCCTCCTGAAGGGAGATGTTGGAGATACTCTGAGAAAAAAGTTCAAGAATTAATTGATGACAATAGAATATGGTTTGGTAAAGATGGAGGTAATGTGCCCCGTATAAAAAGGTTTCTTTCAGAAGTTCCAGATGGTATTGTACCTCAGTCATTATGGAAACATACTGATGTGGGGAATAATCAAAATGCCACAAATTTAGTAAAATCTATTTTTGATGGTAAACATATTTTTACTTTTCCTAAGCCTTTAGAATATCTAAAAAAAATGTTGGTTATCGGTACAAATAGTAATGACATTATATTAGATTTCTTTTCAGGCTCTGCAACAACCGCTCATTCAGTAATGGATCTCAATGCTGAAGATAATGGTAATCGTAAATTTATAATGGTTCAACTTCCTGAGCCCACTAGTGAAAAAGATGAAGCTTACAAAGCAGGTTATAAAAATATCTGTGAAATTGGTAAGGAACGTATTAGGAGAGCCGGCGATAAAATAGTTTTTGAACTTAAAAAGGACACTCAAACGTCTTTTGATGGTAAAAAGGCTTCAAACTTAGATATTGGTTTTAAAGTCTTCAAATTGGATAGTTCTAATCTCCAAAAGTGGGATCCGGATTATGAAAACCTTGAGCAAACTCTTTTAGATAGTGTTGAAAATCTAGTTCCAGGTCGCAGTGAACTTGATCTAGTCTATGAAATCATGTTGAAGTATGGTATTGATCTAACTCTTCCAATTGAGGAGTTCACAGTTCAAGATAAAAAGGTTTATTCAATTGGTTTAGGAGCTCTTTTGATTTGTCTTGAGGATAAAATAACTTCAGATATGGTAAATGAAATAATTAAACTGAAAGAAGATTTATCCCCTGAAATTATGAGGGTTGTTTTTAAGGATAATGGATTTTTAAGTGACAGTGATAAAACCAACTTCAAAGAAACCCTTAAAACAAATGGAATTGAAGAATTCGTGACCATCTAA